One window of the Trifolium pratense cultivar HEN17-A07 linkage group LG2, ARS_RC_1.1, whole genome shotgun sequence genome contains the following:
- the LOC123910418 gene encoding uncharacterized protein LOC123910418, with protein sequence MTTRGHQPPHPQPNGGGEQRLRPPPPPSHQPPPPSSYSNGYHQQHPQYYPRTPARSSSSASLKGCCCCLFLLLSFLALLVLAIVLIILLAVKPKKPQFDLQSVGVQYVGITPNNPTGTTASLSLTIRLLFTASNPNKVGIKYGESRFTVMYRGIPLGKASVPGFYQEAHTMRQVVATIGVDRVNLLQADAADLIRDASLNDRVELRVLGDVGAKIRVMNFDSPNVQVSVDCAIAISPRKQSLTYKQCGFDGLSV encoded by the exons atgacaactAGAGGCCATCAACCACCACATCCGCAACCAAACGGCGGTGGTGAACAGAGACTAagaccaccaccaccaccatcacatcaaccaccaccaccatcatccTATTCAAACGGCTACCACCAACAACATCCACAATACTACCCAAGAACACCAGCACGTTCATCCTCCTCCGCCTCCCTGAAAGGCTGTTGTTGCTGcctcttcctcctcttatcattcCTGGCACTTCTCGTCCTCGCAATCGTCCTCATCATTCTCCTCGCTGTTAAACCAAAAAAACCACAATTCGATCTTCAATCAGTCGGCGTTCAATACGTCGGAATCACACCAAACAACCCTACCGGAACAACAGCATCACTTTCCCTAACGATTCGCCTTCTATTCACGGCGAGTAATCCGAACAAAGTAGGGATCAAGTACGGAGAGTCCAGGTTTACTGTGATGTACCGTGGAATTCCGTTAGGGAAAGCTTCAGTGCCTGGATTTTATCAAGAAGCTCATACTATGAGACAAGTTGTTGCTACAATTGGTGTTGACAGGGTTAATTTGTTACAAGCTGATGCTGCTGATTTGATTAGAGATGCTTCCTTGAATGATCGGGTTGAACTTCGGGTTTTGGGTGATGTTGGTGCTAAGATCCGGGTCATGAATTTTGATTCACCCAATGTTCAG GTTTCCGTGGATTGTGCTATAGCGATCAGTCCAAGAAAGCAATCTCTAACTTACAAGCAGTGTGGATTCGATGGATTGAGTGTGTAA
- the LOC123910417 gene encoding TATA-box-binding protein-like isoform X2 gives MADQVLEGSQPVNLKKHPSGIVPTIQNIVSTVNLDTKLDLKAFALQARNAEYNPKRFPAVIMRIREPKTTALIFANGKMVCTGAKSEHQSKLAARKYARIIQKLGFNAKFKDFKIGNIVASCDVKFPIRLESVAYEHGAFCSYEPELFPGLTYQMKQPKVALSIFVSGKVVITGAKVRDETYAAFENIYPLLRKNQQ, from the exons ATGGCTGATCAAGTATTGGAAGGGAGCCAACCTGTAAATCTAAAGAAGCATCCTTCTGGGATTGTGCCTACAATTCA AAATATTGTTTCAACAGTCAATTTGGACACTAAGTTGGATCTCAAAGCATTTGCTCTCCAAGCTCGTAACGCAGAGTACAATCCCAAG CGTTTCCCTGCTGTCATTATGAGGATCAGGGAACCAAAAACAACTGCACTTATTTTTGCTAATGGCAAGATG GTTTGTACTGGAGCTAAGAGTGAGCATCAGTCTAAATTGGCAGCAAGGAAG TATGCCCGTATCATCCAAAAGCTTGGTTTCAATGCCAAATTTAAG GATTTCAAGATTGGCAACATTGTCGCCAGTTGTGATGTCAAGTTCCCCATTCGGTTGGAGAGTGTTGCATATGAACATGGTGCTTTCTGCAGT TATGAACCAGAGCTGTTTCCCGGATTAACCTACCAGATGAAGCAACCAAAGGTAGCTTTGAGTATCTTTGTCTCTGGCAAAGTTGTTATAACAGGAGCAAAG gTGAGAGATGAGACCTATGCAGCCTTTGAGAACATATACCCTTTGCTCAGGAAAAATCAACAATG A